The following is a genomic window from SAR202 cluster bacterium.
CTGAATATCTTGCCCTTATAGATGCTCTTCGAAGATATCGTCTTTTCCGCCTTCATTGCGGCCCTCCCGCCGTCGCAGGGCCATCGTCAGGACTCCTGCGCCTCGGCGTCGTCTGTGCCTTTACCCCAAGCCTGCGGGTAAGGTTGGCGTAGAAAGCGGAAGGGGGGGCCTCCCTGAGGAACCGCGCTACGAAGGGACTGCGCCCGATGATGACCTTGTCATCCGGGCCGACAGGCGTCACGGTGATATTGTCCACGCTCATCAGCACGGCTTCACCCTCGGCGACGCTCAGCTCCAGGATGGAGTCCCTATCGGCAAGGATACCCGTCTGCAGGCTGATGTGCGCGGCGATGGGCTGCACGAAAAGGCACTGCATCTCCGGGTGTATGACGGGGCCGCCTGCGGAGAGCGCGTAGCCGGTGCTGCCGGTGGGCGTGGAGACGATGAGGCCATCCGCCCGGTACGTCGCCAGGCTTGCGCCATCAATGACGACATCTACGTCGATGAGCCGGGCGACAGCGCCGCGGCTGACGACAACGTCGTTAAGCGCGTCCACCACCAACTTTGGGGCGCCGCCCTTGCGCGGCACTACTGAAGCACGGAGCATCATGCGTTC
Proteins encoded in this region:
- a CDS encoding NAD(+)/NADH kinase translates to MPAQYIGFVHNPNRKEALDLVNRLIKTLRLGDCWVTSMDKLDVATDKLSRTSTLITAGGDGTILRSVRLAAPHGIPILGINMGRVGFMAEVEVADAIARIPEYLRDGHRVEERMMLRASVVPRKGGAPKLVVDALNDVVVSRGAVARLIDVDVVIDGASLATYRADGLIVSTPTGSTGYALSAGGPVIHPEMQCLFVQPIAAHISLQTGILADRDSILELSVAEGEAVLMSVDNITVTPVGPDDKVIIGRSPFVARFLREAPPSAFYANLTRRLGVKAQTTPRRRSPDDGPATAGGPQ